CCCGACGCTGACATGCACGCCGAGGTCGGCGAGTCCCTCGGCCATCAGGCATTCCGGGGTGTTGACGAGGAAGACGGTGTGCTCGACGTGACGGTCGCGCTCGACCAGGCCGCGTTCCTTGCGGCAGTGCTCGGTGTGGTGCCCGGGGTAGGACTCGTGCGCCACGAGGTGCGGAAGCTGCATCAGCCGGTGGGGCAGATCCGCGTTGATCGCGACCCGGGACTTGTAGTCCCCGAGGTAGTAGTTGAAGCCGCTCCACGGCTCGTCGGTGACGATCTGGTAGTCGACCGTCTCCTCCTCGGGGAGCCCGTAGGCCGCCCGGGCCCGGTCCCGCAACGCGCTGGACAGGGCGTGGACGGCGACACCGAGGCGCTCGGGCGGGCACTCCCCCCGGCGCCGGTAGTCCGCGTACCGGGCCGCCAGGTCGCCACTGCCCGGCAGAACGTCGTCAAGCGCGCGATGCGCCTCGGCGTAACGAGCCGGGTCGCCGGGTTCGGGTCGGACCTGGAAGTAGGCATCGACCTCATCGACGAACCCCACCTCCTCGCCGGCGAACCGGCGGGCGCTGCATTCCAGTCCGGCGAGCTGACCGGACAGGAACGCGATGCGCTCGGCCGGCAACCCTGAGGTCGGCAGCTCGGCGAGCAGTTCGCGGGCCCGGCGGACGAGCGCGGTCGGCTCGGGCGGCGGTTCGTTCTCCACCTGCCTGCGCACCTCCGGTGCACCGGTATAGGCGTCGACGAAACCGCGTTCGAGCCGGTCGAAGCGCAGGCCGAGCGCGACGTACTCGCGGGCGACGTCCATGCCGGCCAGTCTGTCAGGCGCCGTAGCGGCGATGCCTGGCGGCGTAGTCGCGCAGGGCGCGCAGGAAATCGACCCGGCGGAAGTCCGGCCAGTAGGCGTCGCAGAAGTAGAACTCCGAGTGCGCGCTCTGCCACAGCAGGAACCCGGACAGCCGCTGCTCGCCGCTGGTGCGGATGACCAGGTCCGGATCGGGCTGCCCGCGGGTGTAGAGGTGCTCGGCGATGTGGTCGACGTCGAGGATCTCGGCGAGCTCCTCGATGGACGTGCCGAGCGATGCGTGCTCGTGCAGCAGCGACCGCACGGCGTCGGCGATCTCCCGCCGCCCGCCGTAGCCGACCGCGACGTTGACGCGGACTCCGGTCCGGCCCGACGTACGCTCGGTCGCGGCTTTGAGGACGGTGGCGGAGGGGGCAGGGAGCAGGTCGAGCGCGCCGACGACCGAGAGCTGCCACGTCTTGCCGGGCGCCGCCAGGTCGTCGACCACGTCCTCGATGATGCGCAGGAGCGGATCGAGCTCGTCGGTGGATCGGACCAGGTTGTCGGTGGACAGCAGCCAGAGCGTCACGACTCCGACGCCGGACTCGGCGCACCAGCCGAGCACTTCCTCGATCTTCTCCGCGCCGCGCCGGTAGCCCTGGCTCACATCGTCGCGGCCGGACGCGCGGGCCCATCGCCGGTTGCCGTCGAGGATCACCCCGACGTGCCCGGGGCGGGGCGCGCCCGCCAGTTGGTGCATGAGACGTCGTTCGTAGACCGAATACACGATGTCCGCGACGCTCACAGGCAGTGAGACTACGCGCCGCCCGCCCGGTCGCCCGGCAGGCTCGGTAGCCCGACCGACCGGCCTGCCGTAACTTATGCCCTATGAGCGGGCTCACCGGGGCGGTTGTTCGCACGGGGCTTCCCGTCAAGCCGCGGTGGCGCGGCTGGCTGCACTTCTGGGCGTTCGTCGTATCGTTCGCGACCGGCGCCGTCCTGATCTCGCTGGCCGCCTTCAGCAGCGAACGGGCCGTGGTCGGCGCATCGATCTACGCGGTCACCGTCTCGCTGTTGTTCGGGACCAGCGCGCTCTATCACCGGCGTAACTGGGATGCGCACGGGCGCTCGGTGATGAAGCGCCTCGACCACTC
The Mycobacteriales bacterium genome window above contains:
- a CDS encoding DUF885 domain-containing protein — encoded protein: MDVAREYVALGLRFDRLERGFVDAYTGAPEVRRQVENEPPPEPTALVRRARELLAELPTSGLPAERIAFLSGQLAGLECSARRFAGEEVGFVDEVDAYFQVRPEPGDPARYAEAHRALDDVLPGSGDLAARYADYRRRGECPPERLGVAVHALSSALRDRARAAYGLPEEETVDYQIVTDEPWSGFNYYLGDYKSRVAINADLPHRLMQLPHLVAHESYPGHHTEHCRKERGLVERDRHVEHTVFLVNTPECLMAEGLADLGVHVSVGDGWGKWAAEIFGDLGLVVDGEVAERVAAAAAGLDAVRQDAALMLHDRGAGSDDVVAYLQRWLLIPADRARQMLRFLSHPLWRAYTSTYVEGYRLLSSWLDARPVGEAVTDRFRRLLDEPLTPARVAADLRP
- a CDS encoding isoprenyl transferase, producing the protein MSVADIVYSVYERRLMHQLAGAPRPGHVGVILDGNRRWARASGRDDVSQGYRRGAEKIEEVLGWCAESGVGVVTLWLLSTDNLVRSTDELDPLLRIIEDVVDDLAAPGKTWQLSVVGALDLLPAPSATVLKAATERTSGRTGVRVNVAVGYGGRREIADAVRSLLHEHASLGTSIEELAEILDVDHIAEHLYTRGQPDPDLVIRTSGEQRLSGFLLWQSAHSEFYFCDAYWPDFRRVDFLRALRDYAARHRRYGA